In Nilaparvata lugens isolate BPH chromosome 5, ASM1435652v1, whole genome shotgun sequence, the following proteins share a genomic window:
- the LOC111047464 gene encoding putative phospholipase B-like 2 — protein sequence MSLNILVPLFIFMNVCGINCQIYYYSSKENLFSPILGDNWIAKGYFNDSINRTGFGNLEIETNAFYSAETQAFHAGYLEGKLTRNLIYSHWFNVVGPFCKSHNCSLIKGFLRENRLWTTWNSSRDSYWYQLKLIHFQLAGITLAYNKKRPDHLPKLLVDDIWMMNLFYELPDIQSIIYSNTTETGPSTTGDSDHCSALIKLMPGNKDVYFGQNTWIQYSAMLRILKKYVFPYSISKNDTTIVPGSQVSMSSYPGVVWSVDDFYLTSSGLAVTETTNTVHNKALFKEITSDIGKIVWQGLRAMIANRLATDGETWHEVFSRFNSGTSNNQWMVFDYNKLKPGEKLPAGALWISEQMPGKIVRMDVTDVLNERGYWSSYNVPYTEEIRRIGGYNEKMLGPDGPWYSYTETPRAKIFKRDHETVTDMESFMKLMRSNDFRNDSLAVCNCLPAYSGRGAIAGREDLNPEDGVGVNKRSAHGAIDAKLTNRELLAKLQFVAVAGPTTGTYNQLPVFRWSDSSFSHLPHMSHPDVFNFEPFLMEWSL from the exons ATGTCGTTGAATATTTTGGTCCCACTATTCATTTTCATGAATGTTTGTGGTATAAATtgtcaaatatattattattcatcgaaGGAAAACCTTTTTTCTCCAATTCTTGGAGATAATTGGATCGCGAAGGGTTATTTCAATGACAGTATAAACAGAACAGGTTTCGGTAATCTAGAAATTGAAACAAACGCCTTCTATAGTGCCGAAACTCAAGCTTTCCACGCAGGTTACTTGGAAGGAAAGCTAACTAGAAACTTGATCTACAGTCATTGGTTCAATGTGGTTGGACCCTTCTGCAAATCTCACAACTGCTCTCTTATCAAGGGATTCTTGAGGGAGAATAGGTTATGGACGACATGGAACTCATCCCGCGATTCTTACTGGTACCAGTTGAAACTCATCCACTTTCAACTAGCAGGAATAACATTGGCATACAATAAAAAACGCCCAGATCACCTTCCAAAGTTGCTTGTTGATGATATTTGGATGATGAATCTCTTCTATGAGTTGCCAGATATACAGAGTATCATCTATTCAAATACAACAGAAACCGGACCGTCAACAACTG GAGATTCCGATCATTGTTCTGCGCTCATCAAATTAATGCCAGGGAACAAAGATGTTTATTTTGGACAAAATACCTGGATTCAATACAGTGCAATGTTGAGAATACTGAAAAAGTACGTTTTTCCGTACTCGATTTCTAAAAATGACACAACTATAGTTCCAGGATCTCAAGTTAGCATGTCATCCTATCCTGGAGTGGTATGGTCTGTCGACGATTTCTACCTGACATCATCTGGGTTAGCGGTCACTGAAACAACAAACACAGTCCACAACAAAGCGCTGTTTAAAGAAATTACAAGTGATATTGGGAAGATTGTCTGGCAAGGTTTGCGAGCTATGATTGCCAACAGACTGGCGACAGATGGTGAAACCTGGCATGAGGTGTTTTCTCGATTCAACAGTGGTACCAGCAACAATCAATGGATGGTTTTCGACTACAATAAACTCAAACCAGGTGAAAAACTACCAGCGGGGGCGTTGTGGATCAGTGAACAGATGCCTGGGAAGATAGTTAGGATGGACGTCACAGACGTACTGAATGAGAGAGGGTACTGGAGTAGCTACAATGTTCCATACACTGAAGAGATACGTAGGATTGGTGGTTATAATGAGAAGATGTTAGGTCCCGATGGACCATGGTACTCCTACACTGAAACCCCCAGAGCGAAGATTTTCAAACGTGATCATGAAACAGTTACCGATATGGAAAGTTTTATGAAACTGATGAGATCCAACGATTTCAGGAACGATTCTCTGGCAGTTTGTAACTGTCTTCCGGCCTACAGTGGTAGAGGAGCAATAGCTGGTAGGGAGGATTTGAATCCGGAGGATGGTGTTGGAGTGAACAAGCGTTCGGCGCATGGCGCAATCGACGCCAAGTTGACTAATCGCGAATTGTTGGCGAAACTGCAGTTTGTGGCTGTGGCTGGGCCCACAACTGGCACCTATAACCAATTGCCTGTTTTCAGATGGAGTGACAGCAGCTTCTCCCATCTTCCTCACATGTCTCACCCGGATGTGTTCAACTTTGAGCCTTTCCTGATGGAGTGGTCCCTCTAG